In the genome of Sporocytophaga myxococcoides, the window TTGATCTTTTCATTTTGACTTTAATTTAAGTATTTTACGCTTAACTTAATGTCCAGTCAAAGGTAGCAGATCCAAAGTTACTAACAGTCATTTCTCCAATACCTAAACGCACTGTAGAATCATTGGGAACACTAAGTCGAATCGAACCAACATTCATCTTTTCAATTAACTCATCTTTCGTCATTAAACCTTCGCAATCAATCATGCAGTCTGCAAATACAACAAGTGGGACAATCCGGCAAAAGTAATGAATCTCTATTACCAGAATTGAACGTCCTTCAATTCTTTGCCCGTCTACTTCTCGATAGATCTTGTAATTTGTCATATCCTGTTAAAAAAATTATCATCACGATTTCGTGCGTTGAAAGGATCGCCTTCTGAAACCAGAAAACTGTCTGACTGCATCAACCTTTATCTATTGCTCAAATGTTTCTATTTACACTATCTGCCTAATAATGCAAAGCAGGTGTTGAACTAAACCTTCGGTAGTTTCTAGCAAGCAGTGTAAATTATAAGCAAAATTTTAAATCTTATTCTCATGAAAAAAAAGAATGCTCTGTAATCGACACTGCTTGTACTAAGATAGCTGGTTTTTCCGAGTTGTACCAGAACTTAAAGCAAAAAGTATTTCTTTCCGGTAAAAGTGACAGCACGCTGCGCAACTACTCCCACCACCTGGCAAATATACTAAACAGTAAGCCTTTATCGTGAGGCCTGAGTTTGAAGTGGCTGATGTGCTCAGAGCGCATTGGCCAAACATTGAGCAGGCTCCTTTTATAAACTCATGGAAACTGCGTACCCTTGGAGCTGTAATGAGATGAAGGACTGCAGACATGGGCGGACATGTCGATGCATGCACTTCATGCGGCAATATGCGCATCAGCTACAACAGCTGCAGAAACAGGCATTGCCCTAAATGCCAGGGCAACAAAAGGGAACAATGGATACAGGCACGGGAACAGGAGCTCTTGCCTGTACCTTACTTTCATGTAGTATTCACGCTGCCTGAAGAACTTAATACTCTTGCCTTGCATCAGCCTGCAATGGCATACAATACACTTTTTGAAGCTGCATGGGAGACTATACAAACCTTTGGTTATGATCACAAACTCCTGGGCGCAAAGACTGGCATGATCTCCATACTGCACACATGGGGACAAACCCTTTCGCTGCATCCTCACCTGCACTGTATTGTACCTGGAGGTGGAATCAATGGTTCTGGAAAATGGAAGTCCGCTAAAAGCAAAGGAAAATACCTCTTTCCTGTAAAGGCCATGAGCAAGGTATTCAGAGGCAAGTTTCTCGCATATTTAAAAAATAATTACTCCCCTGATAAGGCTCTGATTAATGCTTTGTATAAGAAAGATTGGGTTGTATATACCAAACAACCTTTTGCAAATAACAATACCGTTATTGAATATCTGGGAAGGTATACACACAAGATTGCTATCAGCAACCATCGGATTAAGAACATTAGTAAAGACTCTGTCACATTCACTTACAAGGATTACAGACAGGATGATGTAAAGAAAGAGATGACTCTGAATTCTATGGAATTTGTTCGAAGGTTTGCACTGCATGTACTTCCCAAAAGATTTGTTCGGATAAGACACTTTGGTATTCTCAGCAGCTCTTCCAAAAAGGAATCCATTCCTACTATTAAAGAACAGCTATCTTGTATGGTAAGCCGGACAAGACCTCCAAGAATTCTTACTATCTACGACCCTTTACTCTGCCCTTGTTGCAAAACTAAAACCATGATCGTAAAGGAAGTTTTTAACAGGCGCGGACCGCCTGTTAAGATCTTCTTTGAAAAGACCGTTATCGTTTAGATTTGTTCACTCTCTGCTTTAGGGCTTTGATGGCGAAGCTTTGTTCGGATGCGAGAAAAGCAGCAAAATTTAGCCCGCAGAAAACATTCTGTGAGACTTGAAATAAGAATAAAAATCCGAAGAGCTCTTTAGGTACTTTTTTACAATACGCACATTCTCACTTTTTAACCTAAGAAAAAATCACTCTTTACCCATAGTGCACCACAAAAACTACCGAAGGTTTCGCTCAACATCGTTTTCATTCTGGGCACTCCATGCCATACGAAAACTTAGTTGTTGTCGGCAGTAATTAATCTTTTATTTTAAAGTTAATTTTCTGATTACCTATCAATTGAATTAATTCTTCTTTGGTTATTCTTTTTTCTATTTCGTATGGTATCACCACTCCAACTGGATGTCCAAAATTTAAGTAATCGGTTTTGTATAAGTGACCTTTCGTGTCAATCAGCCGTTCTGAATCCGTCCATTCATATCCAACGTAATCAACTTGGTTTATTAATTGTTCAATTGTTTCTAGTTTAATTATATCGTTGGGATATTTAAGATCAATTATTATAGCAGGAAATATTGGAGGATTAAATTTGTCACCACTTATCCAGTTGTTCAAGTATTTGGAATGGATTTGTTCAAGCTTTTTGAAATTACGTTTGTCATATATGCTCCACATATCGTTGAACAATTCGTTGTCTATACTTTTTAATGATTCGATCGACTTGAAATTTAGTTTCTCATCACTCAAGCCCATAATAGGACATCTTAAAACATCGAAGGGAATTTGCCTGACAATTGACATACTTTTATCATCAATTTCTATCCACCAATAGTCAACTCTTTTAAGTTTTTTATATCTTTTATATTCAGATAATTTACTTGAAAATAATGAAGATACCCAATTCAGTGGTCTGATTGAATCGGGATTTAGTAAGGAATTCTTATGTAATATTTGCAATGTTTGCATCTTTCCTTTATTGCCGACAACGGTTATGCTATGCTCCGGTCACTGCTTTAAAACTTAAATGTATCCTCATGCACCGAAGCAAGCCAGGCCATAATTTACAATAAAAAATTCTGGCGGACAATAACCTCATTCCTCGACTATACTACTGAACCAGTGGCTGGAGTATAGCAATTGTTGTGCAACGTATTTTTTATGTCCATTTTAACTCTTTATTAATCAAGGTCGGGAAACGTAAAATAAAGTAGGAAATAAGCCCTGAATTCAGGGAAGCTAAAATAGCAACGATTAATCCAAACCAAATAGACTTTGAAG includes:
- a CDS encoding DUF7638 domain-containing protein produces the protein MTNYKIYREVDGQRIEGRSILVIEIHYFCRIVPLVVFADCMIDCEGLMTKDELIEKMNVGSIRLSVPNDSTVRLGIGEMTVSNFGSATFDWTLS